One Streptomyces umbrinus genomic window, GGATCGGCTCGATGACCTCGCTGGTCGTGCCGGCGGCCGCGAACGCGTTCGGCATCTTCTGGATGCGGCAGTACATGAAGAGCGCGATCCACGACGAGCTGCTCGACGCCTCCAAGCTCGACGGGGCCAGCTTCATGCGCCAGTACTGGCACGTGGCCCTGCCGGTCGTGCGGCCCGGTCTCGCCTTCCTCGGGATCTTCACCTTCATGGGCCAGTGGAACGACTACGCCTGGCCGTTGATCGCCCTCACCAACCCGGACAACGTGACCCTTCAGGTCGCGCTGTCCCAGCTCAACGGCGTCCACGGCACCACGGACTACGGAATGGTCATGACGGGTGCGGTACTGGCCCTCATCCCGCTGCTGATCGTCTTCGCGATCGGCGCCAAGCAGATCATCGCGGATCTCGGCAAGGGAGCCATTCGCTGATGCGACGCGATCACCTGATCGCCCTGCGCCCCTGGGAGGCACCGGAGGTGACCTCCTGGGGGCGGCTGGCCATGAACGCGGTGGACCGGCGCCCCGGTGCGCTGTCCCTGGACGGCTCCTGGCACTTCCAGCTGCTGCCCTCGCCCATGGGCTGCTCGGGCGAGTGGACCCGGACCGAGGTGCCGGGCACCTGGACCACCCAGAGCGGCGACGACCTGCCGCAGTACACCAACGCGCAGATGCCGTGGGGCGAGATCCCGCCCGCCTCGCCCGCCGCCAACCCGACGGGCATATACGAGCGTTCCGTCGACATCCCCGCCGAGTGGGCCGGACGCCGGATCGTGCTCCAGGTCGGCGCGGCCGAGAGCGTGCTCCTCGTCCATGTGAACGGCAAGCCGGTCGGCATCTCCAAGGACTCCCACCTCGCGGCCGAGTTCGACCTCTCCGACGTCGTACGCCCCGGAGACCCGGCCACCGTCCGGCTCACCGTCGTCAAGTGGTCCGACGCCTCGCACATCGAGGACCAGGACCAGTGGTGGCACGCCGGGATCACCCGCTCGGTGCTGCTGTACGCGACCGATCCGCTGTATCTCGCCGACGTGACCGTGCGGGCCCGGCGGGACGGGCGGCTCCGGGTCGACTGCCAGGTGCGCGACGCGGCGGGACCGCTGCCGCAAGGGTGGTACGTCACCGGGGCACTGGAGGGCCAACTCCTCGCCCAGGACACCGAGTTCGACCGTCTCAACGCCGAGGACATGCGGGTGTCCGACTTCTTCGGCGAGGCGCGGCTGCGGGTCACCGTGGAGAACGTGTGGCCGTGGACCGCCGAGACGCCCGAGCTGTACGACCTGACCGTGAGTCTGCACCGGGCCGACGGCTCGGTCGCCGACACCTCACTCCACCGGGTCGGGTTCCGGGATGTCGAGATCTGCGGCCGGGACCTGCTGGTCAACGGCGAGCGCGTCTACATCCGGGGCGTCAACCGGCACGACTTCCACCCGCTGACCGGCCGCACGGTCACCGCGGACGACATGCGCGCGGACCTGGTCGTGCTCAAGCGCTTCGGCTTCAACGCGATCCGCACCGCCCACTACCCGAACGACCCGACGCTCTACGACCTCGCCGACGAGCTGGGTTTCTACGTCGTGGACGAGGCGAACATCGAGTCGCACGACCACGCCCACGAGATCGCCGACGACCCCCGCTATCTGCCCGCCTTCGTGGACCGGGTCTCGCGCATGGTGCTGCGCGACAAGAACCACCCGTCGGTCATCATCTGGTCGCTCGGCAACGAGTCCGACTACGGCGCGGGCCACGACGCGGCGGCGGGCTGGGTCCGGCGCCACGATCCGACCCGGCCGATCCAGTACGAGGGTGCGGCCAAGCTCGACTGGGCCGACCTCACGGTCGCCTCCGACATCGCCTGCCCGATGTACGCGCCGATCGAGGACTGTGTCGCGCACGCCCGGTCCGGGAAGCAGACCAAGCCGGTCATCCAGTGCGAGTACTCGCACGCCATGGGCAACAGCAACGGCACGCTCGCCGACACCTGGGCCGCCATCGAGTCCACCCCAGGTCTTCAGGGCGGCTTCATCTGGGAGTTCTGGGACCACGGCATTCTCCAACGTGTGAACGACGGAAGACCTGTCGGGCGTGGGGGCGCCGGGCTGTACGAGCACGGTGTCGCCGCGCCCGGCCATCGCTGGGCCTACGGCGGCGACTTCGGCGAGACCATCCACGACGGGGCGTTCATCGCCGACGGCGTGGTGTTCCCGGACCGCACGCCCAAGCCCGTGATGTACGAGCACCGGGAGATCGCGGCGCCGGTCCGCCTCACCTACGGCCAGGGCGTGCTCCTGGTCCACAACCGGCAGCACTTCCGGGGCCTGGAATGGCTGGCGGCCGAGTGGTGCCTGGTCCTCGCGGACGGCACCACGGTGACGGCACCGGCCGAGCTGCCCGACGTACTGCCGGGCGAGTCCGCGGCGGTGCCGCTGCCGTTCCCCGTGCCGGAGGGCGAGTCCTGGCTGACGCTGCGGGTGGTCACCGCGGACGACGAGGCCTGGGCACCGCTCGGCACCGAGGTGTGCCTGCCGCAGGTCCGGCTGGGCGCGGCCGTCGCCGACCCGACGCCGGAGCCCGCCTCCGGCCCGGCCGTCACGCTGGACCCGGACGCGCTGCTGCTGCATCCGCTGCTGACCGCCGCGCCCGTGCTCTCCCTGTGGCGGGCGCCCACCGACAACGACGAACTGGGCGGCATGGCGGCCCGCTGGCACGACTGGGGGCTCCACGAGCTCGTACGCAAGGTCGTGGACGTCCGCGCAGAGGGCTCCCGGGTCGTCGTGGTCGCCGAGTACGCGACCGGGGCCGGGCCCGTCCGCCACGAGCAGGTGTTCACCCCGGTCGCCGGCGGCCTCCGGGTCGAGGAGTCGGCCGAACTGCCGGAGGGCCTCGACGACGTGGCCCGCGTCGGCACGGTCTTCGAGACGGTCGCCGGGCTCGATGTCCTGGACTGGTACGGGCAGGGTCCCTGGGAGTCCTACCCGGACCGGAGCACGGGCGCGCCCGTGGGGCACCACTCGCTCCCGGTGGACGAGCTTTTCACCCCTTATCTGCGGCCCCAGGAGAGCGGCGGCCGGTACGGTGTGCGCCGGTTCACGCTGTCGGCGCCGGACGCCACCGGGCTGACCGTGGAGCTCGGGGCGCCGGGGCAGGTCTCCGTCAACCGCTACCGGGCCGAGGATCTGGCGGCCGCCGCGCACCACGACGAGCTGGTGCCGCGGCCCGGCTGTGTCGTGCACCTCGACGCCGCGCACCGGGGGCTCGGCACGGCGTCGTGCGGGCCCGACACCTCGGCCGAGTACCTCGTCGCGCCGGGCACCCACCGGTGGTCCTGGACGCTGCGCGTGCTCTGATCCCGGTCACCACCCCGCTCTTGATCACCCCCTCCCGAGTCGCCACCCCCCTCTCCCGAGCAGTCCCCCTTCTCACGGAGCAGACGTGTGTACTTCGCATGAGCACGACCCGGCCGAGGCCTGCCCGCAAGCCGGCGCCGGACGACGGAACTTCCTGCGGGCGACCGCGCTGATCGGCGCCGCCACGGCGGCGGTCGCGCTGCCGACGGCCACCGCGCAGGCGGCGCCCTCCTCGGGAACCCGCTGGAGACCCGACCCCGACAGCCGCCGCTTCACGCTCGCGGTGATGCCCGACACGCAGTATCTGTTCGACGGGCCCAGCATCGACAAGGCACCCGTCGAGGCGTCGTTGCGCTATCTGCTGGAGCACGGGCGCGACGAGAACATCGTGTTCCTGTCCCACCTGGGCGACCTCACGCAGAACGGCGCGAAGGCCGAGTGCGCGGCGATCGGCGACGCCTTCCGGCTGCTCGACCGGCGAGGCGTCGGCTACAGCGTCCTAGCGGGCAACCATGACGTGAAGTCGTCGACGGACGACCAGCGCGGCTCGACCCCGTACCTGGACGTCTTCGGACCGGACCGCTTCAAGGGCAGGTCCACGTACGGGGGCGCGTCCTCCGACGGGTACAACACCTTCCACCTCTTCCGCGCGGCCGGGCGGGAGTGGATGGTGCTCGCGCTGGACTGGCGGCTGTCCGCGAAGGGCTTCGCCTGGGCCAAGGACGTCATCGCCAAGCACCCGAAGACTCCGGTGATCCTGACGACGCACGAGCTGGTCGACGAGGACGACTCGCTCTCCTCGTACGGACAGCAGCTGTGGGACCAGCTGATCGAGGACCACGACCAGATCTTCCTCACCCTCAACGGCCACTACTGGCCGGCGGCCAGGGCAACGCGCAAGAACGCGGCGGGACATGACGTACACCTGCACCTGACGAACTATCAGAACCGTTACTTCGGCGGCGCGGCGATGATCCGCCTCTACCGCTTCGACCTCGACCGGAACACCGTGGACGTGGAGACGGTGTCGCCATGGATCCTCGGCCGGGCCGCGAAGGGGCTCAACGAGCTGGAGCGCCAGGAGAGCGAACTCAGCGGGGACGCCGACCGGTTCTCGGTCGGGATCGACTTCGAGGAGCGCTTCGCCGGCTTCGCCCCGGTGCCCGCGCGCCCGGCGCGTCCCGCGTCGAAGTTGCTGATACCGGGCACGGTCGCGTACTGGCGCTTCGACGGAAAGTCCGACGGGGCCGCCGTGACCGGCACGGTCCGCGATGTGTCCGGGCGCGGCAACGACCTCTCCGTGGTCACGGTCGCGGGCGGCACGCTGACCTGGTCGTCGGACCACCACCCGGACCAGCCGGGCCACGGCAGCCTGGACTTCCACGGCGGCAAGCCTCCGCTGAAGGGTGCGTACCTGCGGACGGTCGACGGCGCGCCGCTCAACTCGGCCACCTTCAAGGCGGGTTACACCATCGAGGCCTTCTACCGGCTGCCCGCCGACTGGGATCCCGGGCGTGACGCGTGGGCCGGGCTGCTCGGCCGCACCGGTACGGGCGGCGCCGCGGGGAAGACCGCCGACGACCCGGACGAGCCCATCGCCACGCTGTCGCTGTCGAACGACCGCGAGCCCCAGTGGGCCATGCGCCCTCTCAACCAGCAGGGAATCGCGACCAACTGGGGACAGGAGACACCGCTGGAGACGTGGTGGCACCTCGCGGTCGTCAACGACGGACGGCACACCACCCTGTACGTCCAGGGCTGTCCGGTGGTCCGGAACCCGAAGGCGTCGTCCGTCGGCATCACCTCGGTCGGCCTGCCCTGGCTCCTCGGCGGCTACGAGTACGCCGGGAAGATCGACCAGATCCTGCACGGACGGCTCGGTGACGTGCGGATCGTCGAACGCGCCCTGCCCGTCACGTCGTTCATGAACCACTGATCCATCGAACTCCGAGGGACTCACCAGACCATGACCGAGCAGCAACTGCCCCCCTGGGCAGATCCGTCCGTCTCCCCCGCCGCCCTCGACGAGCAGGGCGTGTCCCGACGTCAGCTCATGCGCCGCGCGGGCCTGTTCGGCGCCGCCTTCGCCGCCGGGTCGCTGGCGACGCCCGCCGTGGCGAGCGCGGAGGGCTTCGGCGGCAACGACCCGCACCTCGCCTACCTCGTCGGCGACCACCATGTGCACTCCGTCTACAGCCACGACGCGAAGTACACGTTCTCCCAACTGGCGCAGGCGAGCGCCAGGTACGGCCTCGACTGGATGGTGTTCAACGAGCACTCCAACTTCGGGCACGCCCAGTACGGGGCGAAGCTGGAGCACGAGGAGATCCTCAAGGCCCGTGCGGCGAACCCGCGTCAGCTGATCTTCCAGGGCCTGGAGTGGTACATCCCGGGCGCCGAGCACTGCACGATCTTCGCGGCGCCCGGACGCCACGAGGTGGACCTGCTCACGCAGTTCGAGCTGGCCTACGACGGCAAGCTGCTCGGCTACACGGCGGGCGGCCCCACCCACCCCGACACTCCCCGCAACGAGGCGCACGCCGTCAAGGCCATCAAGTGGCTGGCCGCACAACGCCGTTCGGGCTACGTGGACGACGTGCTGGTCTTCGCCAACCACCCGATGCGGCTGGGCATCGACTCCCCGCACGAGATGCGGAACTGGCGGGACGCTGCCCCCGAGATCATGATCGGCATGGAAGGCGCACCGGGTGCGCAGGGCGGTGCCATCCCCGGCTGGCGCGGTCCGACGTCGATACGGGGCGAGTACGAGAACAAGCCGTCGGCGGACTCCTGGCCCGCCTATCCGACGGACTCGTATCTCACGTACGGCGGCTTCGACTGGATGACGGCGACCGTCGGCGGCATGTGGGACGCCATGCTCTCCGAGGGCAGGCTGTTCACGATCACCACCAACTCCGATGTGCACCGGGTGGTGTTCGACACCTGGAAGAACGGCGACTGGCTGCCGGGGCAGAACTTCGACAACACGGGCCGGCTGCCCGACCCGGTCAACACGACCGAGCCGCAGCCGGGCGGCGACTTCTGGCCCGGCCAGTTCAGCCGCACGCACGTCGGCGTGTCCCGCTACGGCTACCGCGCGGTGATGGCGGGCCTGCGCGCGGGCCGGGTCTGGCTCGACCACGGGCATCTGCTCGACGGTCTCGACGTACGGCTGAAGCGGGACTGCGACCACGGCCGGGGCGTCACCCTGGGCAGTCGGCTGCGGGTGCGCAAGGGCGAGAAGCTCACCCTGAACGTGACCGTGACGACCGCCTCGCGGCCCAACCCGCACGACATCCTGCCCGAGCTGGCCCACGTGGACGTCATCCGCGGCGCGGTGCGCGGTCCGTCGGCCGACCGGGACAACTGGCGGGCGCCGGCCACCAAGGTCGTGCACACGGCGGACGTGTCCGGCCGCGAGGGCACGTACACCCTGCGCATCCCGCTGACCGCCGGGGACGAGTCCTTCTACGTGCGGCTGCGCGGCAGCGACGGCAACCGGCACGGCGCCGGGTACCTTGGCGCGTCGGTCGACCCGCACGGGCCGATCCCGCACGCGCCGGGCGACGGTGATCCGTGGCTCGACACGTGGTTCTACTCCAACCCCGTCTTCGTGGAGGTCGCCGGCCACCGGTGAGGCCGGTCCGGGGCCGCGTGTACCGGGGCGGCCGGTACGCCCGTACTACCTGGTCACGAGCTGATCGACAGGCGTACCGTGGGCCGGTGACCACTGACGAGGCGCTGCGGCCCCAGTCCCTCATGCTGTCGTTCCTGGGCGACCAGGTGCTCGGCCGTGACGTCTGCGTGTACTCGGGGAGCGTCATCGACGTCTTCGGGCGCGCGGGCGTCGGCGAGCACGCGACCCGCTCGACGCTGACGCGCATGGTGGGCCGCGATCTGCTCAGGCGGCAGCGCGAGGGACGCCGTATGTACTTCGGGCTGACCGAGCGCTCGGAGTCCGTGCTGCGGGACGGCGAGCAGCGGATCTGGGAGGAGGGGGCCGTCAACCGGCACTGGGACGGCTCCTGGACGCTGCTCGGCTTCTCACTGCCGGAGTCCTGGCAGCGCCAACGCCACGATCTGCGCGCGCAGTTGACGTGGAGCGGCTTCGGCCCGCTGTTCGGCGGGCTGTGGATCGCGCCCGGCGAGGTCGACGTCTCCGCGCTCGTCACCGAGCTGGGCCTGTCCGCCCATGTGAAGATCTTCCGTGCCCACGCGGACGCGGGCATGGACATCGGCGCCATGATCGAGGAGACCTGGGAACTGGACGAACTGGCCACACGCTATGAGGCGTTCACGCACCGCTGGCAGCACTGGGAGACGTCGGAGCCCGCCGCCGACGAGGCGCTCGCACTCCGCCTGCGCCTGTCGACGGAGTGGCTCCAGGTCGTCCGCCGCGATCCACGACTGCCGGTCAAACACCTCCCGGACAACTGGCCCGCCGAACAGGCCGAGAAGACGTTCCACACGGTGTACGCCCAACTGACCCCCCTCGCGAGGGAGTCGGCGGAACGACTTCTCGACCTGGTGCCGGTACGGCCGGGGCCCTAGGGGCCCCTTCAGGGGCGCGGGGAACTGCGCGACAGGCCACGACGAACCCGCGGACGAAAACGGCGCTCCCAGCCGTAGCTCAGACGTAGAAACGCGACAGACTCTGCAGCACCGCCGCGGGCTTGGGCGCACCGTCGATCTCGATCGTGCCGTCAACAGTGATCTGCACACCCCCCGGCACGTCCTCGACATCCGCCAGCCTCCCGACGAGGCGGATACGTGAGCCGACCTTCACCGGCGAGGGAAACCGCACCTTGTTGAGGCCGTAGTTGACCTTCGTGGTGACGCCCTGGACGTCCAGCAGCCCGGTGAAGAGCGGGATGAAGAGGGAGAGCGTGAGATATCCGTGCGCGATGGGCGCGCCGAACGGCCCCTCCTTGGCCTTCTCCTCGTCGACGTGGATCCACTGGTGGTCGCCCGTGGCGTCGGCGAACGTGTTGATGCGCTCCTGGGTGACCTCGATCCACTCGCTGGTGCCGAGGTCGCTGCCGGCGAGCTTCTTGAGTTCGTCGATGCCGTTCACGGTGATGCTCATAAGTGCCTGTTCCTTGAGGGGAGTTCGGAGGGTCATCGCGTCCCGTACCGCTTGCGCACCCGGGACTTGAGGAGCTTGCCGGAGGCGGTGCGCGGCAGTTCGTCCGCGAGCACCACCGACTTCGGGATCTTGTACTTGGCGAGGTGTCCGGCGAGGGACGCGAGGACCTCGTCGGGGTCGAGCTCGACGTCCTCGCGCGGCACGACGACCGCACGCGGCACCTCGCCCCACTTCTCGTCGGGCACGCCGATGACCGCGCACTCGACGATGTCGGGGTGGGCGAGGAGCTGGTCCTCGATCTCGGCGGGGTAGATGTTCTCGCCGCCGGAGATGATCATGTCCTTGATGCGGTCGACGATGGTGACATAGCCGTCCTCGTCGATCCGGGCGGCGTCCCCGCTGCGGAACCAGCCGTCGTGGAACACGGCCGCGGTCTCGTCGGGCAGCCCCCAGTAGCCGGGCATGACGTGCGGCCCGCGTACGACCACTTCCCCGGTCTCGCCGATGTCGGCGGGGGCGAGATCGGGCCGTACGACACGGACGTCGCTGAAGAAGTGCGGCACGCCCGCCGAACCCGCCTTGGTGACCGCGTGCTCGGCGTCCAGGAAGAGCACGCCGGGCGAGGCCTCGGTCATGCCGTAGCCCTGGAGGAAGGTGAGGCCCCGCTCCTGGTAGGCGGCGATGAGCGGGGTAGGCACGGGTGAGCCGCCGCAGCTGAGCATCCGCAGGGAGGACAGGTCGGCGTCGGCCCAGCGCGGATGGCGGACCACGTGCTCGAACATGGTGGGCACACCGAACATGAAGGTGATCCGGTGCCGCTCGATCAGGTCGAAGGTGGCCGCCGGGTCGAAGGCCTCGACCAGGACGCAGGTACCGCCCTTGAGGAGGACCGGCAGGGTCAGCATGTTCAGCCCGGCCGTGTGGAACAACGGGGCGGAGACCAGGGCGCGTTCGTCGGCGATCAGGTCCTGGTCGACCAGGACGTTGACCGCGTTCCACGTCAGGTTGCCGTGGGTGAGCATCGCGCCCTTGGGCCGGCCGGTCGTGCCCGAGGTGTACATGATGATGCAGGTGTCGTCGGGGGTGACGGGTTCGTCGATCGCCTCGTCGGAGGCCGCGCCGAGCAACTGGTCGTATTCGGCGCCCACTTCGACGTACGTACGCACGTCGCTGTTGCCGGGCAGTCCCGCGACGAGGCCGGCGAACGCCGGTCCGTACACGAGGGCCTTCGCGCCGGAGTCCGTGAGCTGGTAGGCGATCTCGGGTCCGGCGAGGCGGGTGTTGAGCGGCACGAAGACCGCCCCGAGGGTGCCCGCGGCGAACAGTGTCTCCAGGTAGGAGGGGTGGTTCGGGCCGAGGTAGGCGATCCTGTCGCCGCGGCGCACTCCGGAGGCTCGCAGGGCGTGCGCGAGGCGGGTGGTGCGCTCGTACAGCCCGGCGTACGTGACCGTCGTGTCGCCGTGGATCAGGGCGGTGCGGTGCGGGGTCTTGCGGGCCCGGCGTGCGGGCCACGACCCCAGTCCCTCATTGCGCATGTCCGTGCCCCTGTCCTTCGTTGCACATGGGGTGCCCCTGTCCTTCGTTGCACATGGCTGCCGGTTATGGCTTCGTCAGGCCGAGCAGCCGGGCCGCGTTCTCCTTGAGGATCTTCGGCCTTACCTCGTCCTTGATGGAGAGCTTCGCGAAGTCGGCCAGCCAGCGGTCCGGGGTGAGGACCGGGTAGTCGGAACCGAACAGCACCTTGTCCTTGAGCAGCGTGTTCGCGTACTGCACGAGCTGCGGCGGGAAGTACTTCGGCGACCAGCCGGACAGGTCGATGTGGACGCCCGGCTTGTGGGTGGCGACGGCGAGGGCCTCGTCCTGCCAGGGGAACGACGGGTGCGCCAGGATGATCTTGAGGTGCGGGAAGTCCGCGGCGACGTCGTCCACGTGCAGCGGGTTGGAGTACTTGAGCCTGATCCCGCCGCCGCCCGGGACGCCCGCGCCGATGCCCGTCTGTCCGGTGTGGAACAGGGCGATCGTGCCGGTCTCCTCGATCACCTCGTACAGCTCGTACGCGACCGACCTGTCGTTGGGGAAGAAGCCCTGGATGCTGGGGTGGAACTTGAAGCCCTTCACCCCGTACTCCTCGACCAGGCGGCGGGCCCGCTTGACGCCCGCCCTGCCGCGGAAGGGGTCGATGGAGGCGAAGGGGATCAGTACGTCCGCGTTGGCGGCGGCCGCCTCGGCGACCTCCTCGTTCGGGACGGGCTCGGTGCCGGTGGCGGACTCGGCGTCGACCGTGAAGATCACGGCGGCCATCTTCCGCTCACGGTAGTAGGCGGCCGTCTCCTCCAGGGTCGGCTTCCGCTTGCCCTCGACCTTGAAGTAGGCGCTGGAGGCCTCGTGCAGGTCGTCGTCCAGGGAGGAGGTGCCCTTGGAGGAGACCTCGGCGTGGGTGTGGACGTCGATCGCGACGAGTTCCTCGACATCGATGTTCGTCATGGGTCACGCCTCCGGGAACTTCGGGGCGGGGATGCCGACCGACTGCGGCTCGGCGCCCAGCGAGGCCGGCCAGACGTCGGCGAGGGAGTCGGGGGTCCAGCCACCGTCAGCGTACGCCGCCTTGATCTCCTGGGGGTGGGACCACAGGGTGACCTTGTCGCCGCCGATGCCGATGGCCTGGCCGGTCACCCCGCGGGCTGCCTCGGAGGCCAGGAACGGGACGAGGACGGCGCAGTCCTCGGGGGTGCCGAAGCCCTCGCCCTTACGGAGGAACTCGGGCAGCGGCTCGCCGCCGCGCATGGCCTCGATGTAGGGCGCGAAGGCCGGGATGGTCTCGGTCATGGCGGTCGCGGCCACCGGCACGATCGCGTTGACGGTGATGCCCGCGCGGCCCAGCTCCATCGACCACGTACGGGCCATGGCGGCGATGCCGGCCTTGGCGGCGGCGTAGTTCGTCTGGCCGAAGTTGCCGCGCTGTCCGGCCGGGGAGCCGACCAGGATCAGCGTGCCGCCCTCGCCCTGCTCGCGCATGCGTACGGCGGCGGCGCGGGCGCAGGTGAAGGTGCCCTTGAGGTGGGTGGTGATCACCGCGTCGAAGTCCTCGTCGGTCATCTTCCACAGGACCTTGTCCCGGAGGATGCCCGCGTTCGTGACCAGGATGTCGAGGCGGCCGAACTCCTCCACCGCGCGGCCCACCAGCCGGTCCGCTGCCTCTGTGGTGCCGACCGGGACCACCTCGGCCACGGCGGTACCGCCCGCCTCGGTGATCGCCTTGACGGCCTGCTCGGCGACGTCCTCGTCAACGTCGTTGACGACCACGGAGGCGCCGGCGGCGGCGAGGGCGTGCGCATAGGCCAGGCCGAGGCCTCGGCCGGAGCCGGTGACGACGGCGACCTTGCCGGTGAGATCGATGCTGGGCACGACGGGTCCCTTCGAGAAGCGGATCACCTGCGGAAGGCAGGACGGCTACGAGATCGGAGCATTACGAGATCGAAGCTAAAGACAATCATTGTTGTCGTCAATAGTTGTTGCCGACTCGTCTGTGCGGCATGCTGTGGGGAACACGTACGCACCGCCCCCGCGGGGGCCCGGCCCAGGGAGCCCGCCATCGCCGGCCAGCAGCACGCCACGCCCCCCGACTCCATCGACTCGCAGGAGCCGTGGATGCGCGGGCTGCACTCGGACACCGGCTATCTCCTGTACCGGCTGGGACTGCGGTCGGGGCAGCTGTTCAACACGTTCCTCCAGGAGTCGGGTCTGCGGCTGCGCCACTACGCGCTGCTGCGGTTCCTGGCCACCTCCGAGGGCGCCCTCCAGCGGGAGCTGAGCTCGCGGCTCGGCTACGACCCGAGCGCGATCGTCGGTCTGGTCGACGACCTGGAGAAGCTCGGGTTCGCCGAGCGCCGCCCCTCCCCCGACGACCGCCGCAGCCGCATCGTGGTGCTCACCGAGGACGGCCGCGTCTTCCTGCGCGACACCGACGAGGCGGGTCTGCGGGTGACGAACGACCTGCTCCAGCCCCTCGACCCGGCCGAGCGGGACACCCTGCACACGCTTCTGCAGCGGATCGCCGAAGCCGAACTCGACTCATGACCGGACTCGGCCCATGACCGCGGCGTCCGCCCCCGACCGCCTCCTGGCCGTGCTCGCCGCCTTCGACCACGACCACCCGGCGCTCTCCCTCACGGACATCAGCCGCCGGGCCGGGCTCTCCCTCACCACCGCCCACCGGCTGGTGGGCGCGCTCAGCGACTGGGGAGCCCTGGAGCGCGACGCATCCGGGATCTATCACGTGGGCCTGCGCCTGTGGGAGATCGCGGCGCTCTCCCCACGCGGTCTCGCACTGCGCCAGATCGCGCTGCCGTACCTGGAGGACCTGTACGAAGCCACGCACGAGAACGTGCAGTTGGCGGTCCGGGACGGCTCCGAGGTCGTCTACATAGAGTGGATCTCCGGCCGTTCGGCCGTGGGCGTGAAGATCCAGGTCGGCGCCCGCTGGCCACTCCACGCGACCGGCGTGGGCCTCGCGCTGCTCGCGCACTGCGAGGCCGCCTTCCAGGAGACGTACTGCGGCGGACCGCTCGCCGGATTCACCCCGCACACCATCACGGACGCGGCCACCCTGCGCCGCGTCCTCGCCGAAGTCCGCCGCGCGGGCGTTGCGGTGAGCATCCGTCAGATCACCGACGACGCCCTGTCGGTGGCCGCACCGGTCCGCGGGGCGGACGGCTCGGTGGCCGCGGCCGTCTCGGTCGTGGTGCCCGAACGCGACGCGCAGACACCGGCGTTGATCCCGGCGGTACGGCTCGCTGCGCTCGGCATCTCGCGGGCGCTGGGATGGCAGCCGCAACGGTAGTGACACGGTGCGCGTGCCTCGTCGTCCCGGGAGGGGCGGGCCCCGTCCGGGAAGGCGAGACCTTTCGGAGAGGACAGGTCCCTGCCGGGAACGCGGGCCTCGGAAATCCCTCTCACCGGTGAGGACGTGGCCCGGCGGTCACCCGATACTGAGACGGCCCTTGCCCCGAGGAGCCGCGTATGTCCGTTTCCGCCCAGTCCTGGATCACACCTGCCGTCGCACGCCTGCGCGCGGCCAACCCGTACGTCGTCGACGCCGCGCTCGCCGCGCTGGTGCTGTTCGCCGCGTCACTGCAGTGGATGTTCCCCGACGACGGCGACGACCGCCTCACCTGGCAGGGTTTCCTGCTGGGCGCCGGTACGGCGGTGCCGCTGGTGTGGCGGCGGCGCGCGCCGTTCCTGGCGGCCTGCGGTGTCTCGGTGTTCACGCCCGCCATGGCGGTCTACCACGCGCCGCCGCCCGACGTGATGTACGGCGGTCTGGTCGTGCTCTACACGATGGCCGCGATCGCCCTGCCCTGGCAGCGGCGCTTCATGCTGGTGGGCTGGCTGGCCGGGGTGTCGCTGACCATGATGCACAAG contains:
- a CDS encoding IclR family transcriptional regulator codes for the protein MTAASAPDRLLAVLAAFDHDHPALSLTDISRRAGLSLTTAHRLVGALSDWGALERDASGIYHVGLRLWEIAALSPRGLALRQIALPYLEDLYEATHENVQLAVRDGSEVVYIEWISGRSAVGVKIQVGARWPLHATGVGLALLAHCEAAFQETYCGGPLAGFTPHTITDAATLRRVLAEVRRAGVAVSIRQITDDALSVAAPVRGADGSVAAAVSVVVPERDAQTPALIPAVRLAALGISRALGWQPQR
- a CDS encoding SDR family oxidoreductase, giving the protein MPSIDLTGKVAVVTGSGRGLGLAYAHALAAAGASVVVNDVDEDVAEQAVKAITEAGGTAVAEVVPVGTTEAADRLVGRAVEEFGRLDILVTNAGILRDKVLWKMTDEDFDAVITTHLKGTFTCARAAAVRMREQGEGGTLILVGSPAGQRGNFGQTNYAAAKAGIAAMARTWSMELGRAGITVNAIVPVAATAMTETIPAFAPYIEAMRGGEPLPEFLRKGEGFGTPEDCAVLVPFLASEAARGVTGQAIGIGGDKVTLWSHPQEIKAAYADGGWTPDSLADVWPASLGAEPQSVGIPAPKFPEA
- a CDS encoding PaaX family transcriptional regulator — its product is MTTDEALRPQSLMLSFLGDQVLGRDVCVYSGSVIDVFGRAGVGEHATRSTLTRMVGRDLLRRQREGRRMYFGLTERSESVLRDGEQRIWEEGAVNRHWDGSWTLLGFSLPESWQRQRHDLRAQLTWSGFGPLFGGLWIAPGEVDVSALVTELGLSAHVKIFRAHADAGMDIGAMIEETWELDELATRYEAFTHRWQHWETSEPAADEALALRLRLSTEWLQVVRRDPRLPVKHLPDNWPAEQAEKTFHTVYAQLTPLARESAERLLDLVPVRPGP
- a CDS encoding MarR family winged helix-turn-helix transcriptional regulator, encoding MRGLHSDTGYLLYRLGLRSGQLFNTFLQESGLRLRHYALLRFLATSEGALQRELSSRLGYDPSAIVGLVDDLEKLGFAERRPSPDDRRSRIVVLTEDGRVFLRDTDEAGLRVTNDLLQPLDPAERDTLHTLLQRIAEAELDS
- a CDS encoding amidohydrolase family protein, whose protein sequence is MTNIDVEELVAIDVHTHAEVSSKGTSSLDDDLHEASSAYFKVEGKRKPTLEETAAYYRERKMAAVIFTVDAESATGTEPVPNEEVAEAAAANADVLIPFASIDPFRGRAGVKRARRLVEEYGVKGFKFHPSIQGFFPNDRSVAYELYEVIEETGTIALFHTGQTGIGAGVPGGGGIRLKYSNPLHVDDVAADFPHLKIILAHPSFPWQDEALAVATHKPGVHIDLSGWSPKYFPPQLVQYANTLLKDKVLFGSDYPVLTPDRWLADFAKLSIKDEVRPKILKENAARLLGLTKP
- the menE gene encoding o-succinylbenzoate--CoA ligase, yielding MRNEGLGSWPARRARKTPHRTALIHGDTTVTYAGLYERTTRLAHALRASGVRRGDRIAYLGPNHPSYLETLFAAGTLGAVFVPLNTRLAGPEIAYQLTDSGAKALVYGPAFAGLVAGLPGNSDVRTYVEVGAEYDQLLGAASDEAIDEPVTPDDTCIIMYTSGTTGRPKGAMLTHGNLTWNAVNVLVDQDLIADERALVSAPLFHTAGLNMLTLPVLLKGGTCVLVEAFDPAATFDLIERHRITFMFGVPTMFEHVVRHPRWADADLSSLRMLSCGGSPVPTPLIAAYQERGLTFLQGYGMTEASPGVLFLDAEHAVTKAGSAGVPHFFSDVRVVRPDLAPADIGETGEVVVRGPHVMPGYWGLPDETAAVFHDGWFRSGDAARIDEDGYVTIVDRIKDMIISGGENIYPAEIEDQLLAHPDIVECAVIGVPDEKWGEVPRAVVVPREDVELDPDEVLASLAGHLAKYKIPKSVVLADELPRTASGKLLKSRVRKRYGTR
- a CDS encoding MaoC family dehydratase; translation: MSITVNGIDELKKLAGSDLGTSEWIEVTQERINTFADATGDHQWIHVDEEKAKEGPFGAPIAHGYLTLSLFIPLFTGLLDVQGVTTKVNYGLNKVRFPSPVKVGSRIRLVGRLADVEDVPGGVQITVDGTIEIDGAPKPAAVLQSLSRFYV